From Mya arenaria isolate MELC-2E11 chromosome 12, ASM2691426v1, the proteins below share one genomic window:
- the LOC128210300 gene encoding sodium-dependent glucose transporter 1B-like, with protein sequence MLGSLAMGYCYDKVNHLRLLGVISVINGLSSIVLPWCNIYGLFMFVRLVDGFLCGGRGGGGDATVLSRWGTESRHLTQGNHLSYGLGGVLAPLVTRLFLAPRVPPTSINTNGQDELDNISDVWNTTAKPNDTDSFSNISKISQSLNSSFGESDVVYGETKIHIAFAITGIVNIISGMLYLYLFMKKYDTIPPYTKSTVKHEVVYHRAKLTTAETAFCIFLIGVMFITFCSVESKSQSFLLPFVMLQMGWTKFDGAYLLSLLWGFFTAGRFTGVVIARFLSPRKLACICLCTVILSYTVLSVGGLLGINAIVWTIVPFAGLGLSAVFPTFVVWTHENVIEVKGKMSGFFQFVGAIGFFTDPFYIGYLMENESPMYMLYVGIAQATCSLIIFISTSLWINSRKVKAKE encoded by the exons GCGTTATATCTGTCATCAACGGCTTATCGAGCATAGTATTGCCCTGGTGTAACATCTATGGACTGTTCATGTTTGTCAGACTTGTCGATGGGTTTCTTTGTGGAGGAAGGGGAGGCG GTGGTGATGCAACTGTTCTGTCAAGGTGGGGCACAGAGAGCCGTCATCTAACGCAGGGTAACCATTTATCGTACGGGCTTGGGGGCGTTCTGGCGCCGCTCGTTACCCGACTGTTTTTGGCTCCTAGGGTGCCACCTACTTCCATAAACACCAACGGACAAGATGAACTTGACAATATCAGTGATGTATGGAACACTACTGCCAAACCTAATGACACTGACTCATTCTCTAACATTTCTAAAATCTCACAATCTTTAAATAGCAGTTTTGGGGAGTCTGATGTAGTTTATGGTGAAACAAAAATTCATATTGCTTTCGCCATTACTGGTATAGTAAATATAATCTCTGGTATGCTGTATCTTTATctattcatgaaaaaatatgaCACAATTCCCCCATATACGAAATCAACAGTTAAACACGAAGTTGTTTATCACAGGGCAAAATTGACAACTGCTGAAACTGCTTTTTGTATATTTCTAATAGGAGTGATGTTCATTACTTTTTGTTCTGTTGAGAGCAAATCGCAGTCATTTCTCTTGCCCTTTGTCATGCTTCAAATGGGTTGGACGAAATTTGATGGAGCCTACTTGTTGTCTCTTCTCTGGGGATTCTTCACAGCAGGACGATTCACTGGGGTGGTCATCGCTCGTTTTCTTTCGCCAAGAAAGCTCGCATGTATATGTCTTTGTACTGTAATATTGTCTTACACAGTTCTCTCAGTCGGCGGTTTGTTAGGGATAAATGCAATAGTTTGGACAATTGTTCCGTTCGCTGGCCTCGGACTGTCGGCTGTGTTTCCAACGTTCGTGGTATGGACACATGAAAATGTTATTGAAGTCAAGGGGAAAATGAGTGGGTTCTTTCAGTTTGTGGGCGCAATTGGCTTCTTCACAGATCCCTTCTATATTGGTTATTTAATGGAAAATGAATCGCCgatgtatatgttatatgtagGTATCGCCCAAGCAACCTGTAGtcttatcattttcatttctacATCACTTTGGATAAATTCGAGGAAAGTCAAAGCAAAGGAGTAA